In the Naumovozyma dairenensis CBS 421 chromosome 4, complete genome genome, one interval contains:
- the ENP2 gene encoding ribosome biosynthesis protein ENP2 (similar to Saccharomyces cerevisiae ENP2 (YGR145W); ancestral locus Anc_4.77): protein MVLKSTSASDVSVYQVSGTNSARSLPDWIAKKRKRSLKNDLEYQNRVELIQDFEFSEASNKIKVSPDGQYAMATGTYKPQIHVYDFANLSLKFDRHTDSENVDFIMISDDWTKSVHLQNDRSIQFQNKGGLHHTTRIPKFGRSLAYNKVNCDLFVGASGNELYRLNLEQGRFLNPFKTDTEGVNHVSISDANGLISVGMEDNVVEFWDPRARSRVAKLFLENELENSSFQVTTTSFRKDGLNFACGTSNGYTYLYDLRTSAPTTVKDQGYGFEIKKIIWLDDVGTENKILTSDKRIAKIWDRVDGKAYASMEPNVDINDIEHLPGTGMFFTANEGIPMHTYYIPNLGPSPRWCSFLDSITEELEEKPSDSIYSNYRFITRTDVKKLSLSHLIGSNVLRAYMHGFFIDTELYDKVALIANPNAYKDEREREIRRRIEKERESRIRTSGAVVKPKIKVNKSLVDKLSQKRGDKAVEKVLTDDRFKEMFEDEDFQVDEDAYDYKQLNPVKSARETEEGAAKRIRALTAAEESDEERIAIREGKYDSNDEDESSEEEEDDEEEDDEEEGERKTNKPSEKDKKTIQKQLKSIERRKKAKQESDKFINEMSVGATASQEQTTGKVTFADQVQELNAEEQERKSDESILHRNHRGEAELTFVPKKTKKPKKVKKQNGSGSDDDEDDDENKRDNGRTKQRYDSRRRASKNVFRGM, encoded by the coding sequence atggttcTAAAATCCACATCAGCCAGTGATGTATCAGTGTATCAAGTTTCTGGTACCAATTCAGCACGTTCCCTACCAGATTGGATAGCCAAGAAACGTAAGCGTTCCTTAAAGAATGATTTAGAATATCAAAATCGAGTAGAATTAATTCAAGATTTCGAGTTCAGTGAGGCATccaataaaattaaagtCTCACCAGATGGCCAATATGCAATGGCTACTGGCACTTATAAACCACAAATCCACGTTTATGATTTTGCCAAtttatctttgaaatttgataGACATACTGATTCTGAAAATGTGGATTTCATAATGATCTCTGACGATTGGACTAAGAGTGTTCATCTACAAAATGATAGAAGCATTCAGTTCCAAAATAAAGGCGGGTTACATCATACTACAAGAATACCAAAATTTGGTAGAAGTTTAGCATATAATAAGGTTAACTGTGATTTATTCGTAGGTGCTAGTGgaaatgaattatatagATTGAACCTAGAGCAAGGTAGATTCTTGAATCCATTCAAGACGGATACTGAAGGTGTCAATCATGTTTCAATAAGTGATGCCAATGGGCTAATCTCTGTTGGGATGGAAGATAATGTTGTTGAATTTTGGGATCCCAGAGCTCGTTCAAGAGTTgcaaaattatttttagaaaatgaattggaaaatagtTCATTTCAGGTAACTACCACTAGTTTTCGTAAAGATGGACTAAATTTTGCTTGTGGGACTTCAAATGGGTACACTTACCTCTATGATTTACGTACGTCAGCACCTACTACTGTTAAAGATCAAGGTTATGGCTTTGAGATTAAAAAGATTATTTGGTTAGATGATGTCGGGactgaaaataaaattttgaCAAGTGATAAAAGAATTGCGAAAATATGGGACAGAGTCGATGGGAAGGCATACGCATCTATGGAACCCAATGTCGATATCAATGATATCGAACATCTTCCAGGCACCGGTATGTTTTTTACAGCCAATGAAGGTATCCCAATGCATACTTACTATATTCCTAATTTAGGTCCTTCACCACGTTGGTGTTCATTCTTAGATTCTATCACTGAGGAATTAGAAGAGAAGCCAAGTGACTCTATTTATTCCAACTATAGATTTATTACAAGGACTGATGTTAAGAAATTGAGTTTGTCTCATTTGATAGGTTCCAATGTATTAAGAGCCTATATGCATGGGTTCTTTATTGACACCGAGCTTTACGATAAGGTCGCATTGATTGCTAATCCAAATGCCTACAAAgatgaaagagaaagagaaattaGACGTAGAATCGAAAAGGAAAGAGAATCAAGAATCAGAACATCAGGTGCTGTTGTTAAACCTAAGATTAAAGTCAATAAATCTCTTGTGGATAAATTATCCCAAAAGCGTGGTGATAAAGCAGTTGAGAAAGTGCTTACAGATGACCGTTTCAAAGAAAtgtttgaagatgaagatttcCAAGTTGATGAAGATGCATATGATTACAAACAATTGAATCCAGTCAAATCTGCTAGAGAAACTGAAGAAGGTGCCGCTAAACGTATTAGAGCATTGACTGCTGCTGAAGAATCAGACGAAGAAAGAATTGCAATTAGAGAAGGTAAATACGATAGTaatgatgaggatgaaTCTAgcgaagaagaagaagatgatgaagaagaagatgatgaagaagaaggcGAACGTAAAACGAATAAACCAAGCGAAAAGGACAAGAAGACGATACAGAAACAATTAAAGTCTATTGAACGTAGAAAGAAAGCTAAACAAGAGAGTGACAAATTCATAAATGAGATGAGTGTGGGTGCCACGGCCTCACAAGAACAAACTACAGGTAAGGTGACCTTTGCGGATCAAGTCCAAGAATTGAATGCGGAGGAGCAAGAAAGGAAATCAGATGAGTCAATCTTACACCGTAACCATCGTGGTGAAGCCGAATTGACGTTCGTACcaaagaaaacaaagaaaccGAAGAAggtaaagaaacaaaatggATCAGGTAGCgatgatgacgaagatGATGACGAGAATAAGAGGGACAATGGTAGGACCAAACAAAGATATGATAGCAGAAGAAGAGCAAGTAAGAACGTCTTCCGTGGGATGTGA
- the VIR1 gene encoding Vir1p (similar to Saccharomyces cerevisiae YGL036W; ancestral locus Anc_4.76) yields the protein MHRREPRSNNDTPRSCDEKEESYLSTDSNIAPARNQVSEQTVNHLIESLINAFQNINNPDLNISKLILNIINSLKYLPFQEKSFRIDLKNVDIFTPILKTDNNDEFIFDENYNYKLDLFSILFAYCSIHKSLHEFIIDSWDNWYHLLLNSQSTIVSDNEELGFYTVINKIEQFECLTPDLLNYFNFNLINPLINSWIPKWKSFIDLGDSPSTTLSSLSSSPTLLSSPYPNNKNSNIYSDSRLLTTVLNVTSIDFFIATSIITLKYDVFNLNTTKDGEQQQTYNPFIVYELSKRISMFPKLIPNTIYLNALDLIISKGVTPSTISSVRKNEVIENSHEQGIKNHKDDLTFHLKVIMEFIDHPELNYLKEPRLVLLLQIALQNISNHIPIHILHKTLSSMGSTQTLIAIFNMAQFLLAKFLIDLENCSQYSDTNSISNSKSNVMSNTDIIVPPWFDEVMIPPIPPISKSLFIFEAKLDDDDIDPLFQLSGNNSFKNIISSLLESLNLIIIINKNILSQYKALSINPLDLQNNYANKAETADAKNTKNNKDNVYISNNDRNKVDPSIRLLTNEKYMEICFIPIISCFLLSDLLKNNQRKNTSLGLSLIANTTKALEALIELHGNMSLFHLIKFIEKISMEDLSLQKVSINLLNHLFFHNASNPDYIKQLCLQNELTTQALNKYISSWNDGSEDYKNFFEILFDTKQPTFDNENVRPTLSSIIDLVKQLPDFADKFGSLDLSVSSKATVANNSMLRTNINVNKNNKNTIEQASPIQPVPNRLGVSKPFISSTTSSSSTKYDAYTTSSFIPSNKSFPSPMVSSANSTTNKYMYSAGATGIDNHGGHMTMTMTSAPVPVDTFSSQRMDMHNAVPHRNNLSDEIMNNSISNMPKTPTSMASNNTSTTSSNINTTATTNNSNNKNSTLWNESPGFSSSKMVNTGKNYILGGHNRVRNNSRAQSIHIDEFEQQQY from the coding sequence ATGCACCGAAGGGAGCCCAGATCGAATAACGATACTCCCAGAAGCTGtgatgaaaaagaagaatcttATCTTTCCACTGACTCTAACATAGCACCTGCTCGTAATCAAGTCTCTGAGCAAACTGTTAACCATTTAATTGAGTCATTAATTAATGCCttccaaaatataaataatcCAGATTTAAACATTTCTAAATTGATCctgaatataataaattctcTGAAATATTTACCATTCCAAGAAAAAAGCTTCCGAATTGACTTAAAAAATGTGGATATTTTCACTCCAATATTGAAAACCgacaataatgatgaattcatctttgatgaaaattataattataaactcgatttgttttcaatattgTTCGCATATTGTTCCATTCATAAATCATTACATGAATTCATCATTGATTCGTGGGACAATTGGTATCACCTCTTATTAAACAGTCAATCCACAATTGTAAGTGATAATGAAGAGCTAGGATTCTACACCGTaatcaataaaattgaGCAATTTGAATGCCTAACTCCAGATCTATTAAActatttcaatttcaatttgataaatcctttaataaattcttggATCCCTAAATGGAAATCCTTTATCGATTTAGGCGATTCACCTTCGACTactttatcttcattatcgtCATCTCCAACTTTGTTGTCATCTCCATATCCAAATAACAAAAACAGCAATATTTATTCGGATAGTAGACTACTTACAACGGTTTTAAACGTGACAAGTATCGATTTCTTTATTGCTACATCGATAATAACTCTAAAGTACGATGTATTCAATTTGAATACTACTAAAGACGgagaacaacaacaaactTATAATCCTTTTATTGTCTATGAACTATCGAAAAGAATCTCAATGTTCCCTAAATTGATTCCAAATACAATATACTTAAATGCATTGGATTTAATCATCTCAAAAGGTGTTACGCCCTCCACTATTTCTTCTGTAAGGAAAAACGAAGTCATTGAAAATTCTCATGAACAaggaataaaaaatcataAAGATGATCTAACTTTCCATCTGAAAGTAATAATGGAATTTATTGACCACCCagaattgaattatttaaaagagCCAAGATTAGTACTTCTATTACAAATTGCATTACAAaacatttcaaatcatATACCGATTCATATTCTACACAAAACGCTAAGTTCAATGGGTTCGACTCAGACTTTAATTGCTATCTTTAATATGGCACAATTCTTACTAGCGAAATTTTTGATCGATTTAGAAAATTGCTCACAATATTCTGATACTAATAGCATTTCAAATAGTAAAAGTAATGTAATGTCCAATACAGATATCATTGTACCACCATGGTTTGATGAAGTTATGATACCTCCAATACCACcaatatcaaaatcttTATTCATCTTTGAAGCAAAacttgatgatgatgacattGATCCGCTATTCCAATTAAGCGGTAACAATAgctttaaaaatattatatcatcattactCGAGTCCTTAAacttaataattattattaacaaaaatattttgagtCAATACAAGGCGTTAAGTATAAACCCATTAGATCTTCAAAATAACTATGCTAATAAAGCAGAAACAGCCGATGCCAAAAACACgaagaataataaagataacgTTTATATATCGAATAATGATAGAAATAAAGTAGACCCATCAATTAGGCTATtaacaaatgaaaaatatatggaGATATGCTTCATTCCAATAATATCATGCTTCTTGTTATCCGATCTACTAAAGAATAACCAACGAAAAAATACATCGCTAGGTCTATCCTTAATAGCTAATACTACGAAAGCACTAGAAgcattaattgaattacaTGGCAATATGTCATTGTTCCATCTGATTAAGTTCATCGAAAAAATTTCCATGGAAGATTTATCATTACAGAAGGTGTCAATTAACTTGCTGAACCATTTGTTCTTCCATAATGCTTCAAACCCAGATTATATCAAACAGTTATGCttacaaaatgaattgaCTACTCAAGCCttaaacaaatatattagCTCATGGAATGATGGCTCAGAAGATTACAAAAACTTCTTTGAAATACTGTTTGATACTAAACAACCTACATTTGATAACGAAAATGTGAGGCCaactttatcatcaataatcGATCTAGTGAAACAATTACCGGATTTCGCTGATAAGTTTGGGTCGCTAGACTTATCCGTCAGTAGTAAAGCCACAGTGGCCAATAATAGTATGCTACGAActaatattaatgttaacaaaaataataagaatacCATTGAACAGGCATCTCCGATACAACCTGTACCAAATAGGTTAGGAGTCTCGAAGCCTTTTAtttcatcaacaacatcatcatcctcgACAAAATATGATGCCTATACAACATCATCTTTTATTCCGTCAAATAAATCTTTCCCTTCTCCAATGGTATCATCAGCAAATAGCACCACGAACAAATATATGTATTCAGCGGGTGCAACAGGTATTGACAACCATGGTGGTCATATGACAATGACAATGACATCAGCACCAGTGCCAGTTGATACATTCTCCTCGCAACGAATGGATATGCACAACGCAGTTCCTCATAGAAATAACCTCTCTGatgaaataatgaataattctATTTCCAATATGCCCAAGACACCGACTTCAATGGCATCGAATAATACATCTACGACAAGCTCCAATATAAATACCACAGCAACTACTAATAATtcgaataataaaaatagcACTCTATGGAATGAATCTCCTGGTTTCAGTTCAAGTAAAATGGTCAATACTGGCAAGAATTATATTCTAGGAGGTCATAATCGTGTCAGAAATAATAGTAGAGCGCAATCTATTCATATCGATGAATTcgaacaacaacaatattaa